In Hyperolius riggenbachi isolate aHypRig1 chromosome 10, aHypRig1.pri, whole genome shotgun sequence, a genomic segment contains:
- the LOC137535450 gene encoding zinc finger protein 567-like isoform X4 — MADAEVPNHEIPLLQAAASCTDHMTTSLRMDEDQSHMTERIFNLTLEIICLLTGESLPPVKSGDHVTITVPLPHSLISEGHNKHKILEITRKMMMMLLTGEDWQYIEGHKNLYKDTMMENQPPLTSPDVSSNRNPPDRYTGPLYSWDCPQDDRTIPHHCQGGELIHVSAVVKVEEEETYVRSDQQSMGKGDMMRTSKEEEEETYVRSDQQSMEEDDIRRTIKEEEEEMYVRSDQRSAEEGDVMGTIKEEEKETYVRSDQQSVEEGDIMGTHKEEEETYVRSDQQSMEEGDMMGTSKEEDTVTEGRTGRSPGIRNLSETRLSVFTDCTTDDDVTGQEPPADILVTPNIPPDSPHLSNPEGPHTQHSSPPAGGFYSCSMCGKCFPWKSQLDTHERSHTAEKPYSCAECGKCFVQKSSLDTHVRSHTGEKPYSCSECGRSFVWKSQLVVHKRSHTGERSYSCTECGKCFALKSNLVVHERSHTGEKPYSCAECGKCFTQKSSLDTHKRSHTGEKPYPCFECDKNFVWKSQLVMHKRSHTGERSYSCAECGKCFALKSNLVVHERSHTGEKPYSCAECGKCFKQKSSLDTHERSHTGEKPYSCSECGRSFVWKSQLVVHKRSHTGERSYSCAECGKCFALKSNLVVHERSHTGEKPYSCGECGKCFVHKSGLVTHERTHTGEKPYACGECGKCFAQKSILVTHERSHTGEKPYSCSECGKSFVWKSQLVVHKRSHTGFRWVVVM; from the exons GCAGCAGCTTCCTGTAccgatcacatgaccacatcactaaggatggatgaggaccagagtcacatgactgaaaggatattcaacctcactctggagatcatctgtctgctgactggagag AGTCTTcctccagtgaagtctggtgatcatgtgaccatcacggttcccctacctcactccctgatatctgagggacacaacaagcataagattctggaaatcaccaggaagatgatgatgatgctgctgacaggagag GActggcagtatatagaaggacacaagaacctctacaaggacactatgatggagaatcagccgcccctcacatcgcCGG atgtatccagcaacagaaaccctccagacagatacacaggtcctctttattcctgggATTGTCCACAAGATGATCGCACCATTCCCCACCATTGTCAG GGTGGAGAACTGATACATGTAAGTGCTGTGGTTAAagtggaagaagaggagacatatgtgaggagtgatcagcagtctatggggaagggtgacatgatgaggacaagtaaagaggaagaagaagagacatatgtgaggagtgatcagcagtctatggaggaggatgacataaggaggacaattaaagaggaagaagaagagatgtacgtgaggagtgatcagcggtcTGCAGAGGAGGGGGacgtgatggggacaattaaagaggaagaaaaagagacatatgtgaggagtgatcagcagtctgtggaggagggagacataatGGGGAcacataaagaggaagaagagacatatgtgaggagtgatcagcagtctatggaggagggagacatgatggggacaagtaaagaggaggacactgttacagagggcagaacag ggcggagtcccggcatcaggaacctctcagagactcgtctctctgtattcacagactgtacaacggatgatgatgtcactggacaagagcctcctgcagatatcctggtgaccccaaatattcccccagactcccctcacctgtctaaccccgaggggcctcatacccagcacagctctccccctgctggagggttctattcctgttccatgtgtgggaaatgttttccatGGAAATCACAGCTTGACACACATGAGCGATCTCACACtgctgagaagccctattcatgtgctgagtgtgggaaatgttttgtacagaaatcaagtCTTGACACACATGtgcgatctcacactggtgaaaagccctattcatgttctgagtgtggaagaagttttgtttggaaatcacagcttgtcgtgcacaagagatctcatactggtgagcgatcctattcatgtactgagtgtgggaaatgttttgcattgaaatcaaatcttgtcgtgcatgagagatctcacactggagagaagccttattcatgtgctgagtgtgggaaatgttttacacagAAATCAAGTCTTGACacacataagagatctcacactggtgaaaagccctatccaTGTTTTGAGTGTGATAAAaattttgtttggaaatcacagcttgtcatgcacaagagatctcatactggtgagcgatcctattcatgtgctgagtgtgggaaatgttttgcactgaaatcaaatcttgtcgtgcatgagagatctcacactggagagaagccttattcatgtgctgagtgtgggaaatgttttaaacagaAATCAAGTCTtgacacacatgagagatctcacactggtgaaaagccctattcatgttctgagtgtggaagaagttttgtttggaaatcacagcttgtcgtgcacaagagatctcatactggtgagcgatcctattcatgtgctgagtgtgggaaatgttttgcattgaaatcaaatcttgtcgtgcatgagagatctcacactggagagaagccttattcatgtggtgagtgtgggaaatgttttgtacataaaTCAGGTCTTGTgacacatgagagaactcacactggagagaagccctatgcatgtggtgagtgtgggaaatgttttgcacagaaatcaattcttgtcacacatgagcgatctcacactggtgagaagccctattcatgttctgagtgtggaaaaagttttgtttggaaatcacagcttgtcgtgcacaagagatctcatactg gctttcgttGGGTGGTTGTCATGTGA